The following proteins are encoded in a genomic region of Struthio camelus isolate bStrCam1 chromosome 3, bStrCam1.hap1, whole genome shotgun sequence:
- the ADI1 gene encoding acireductone dioxygenase: protein MVEAWYMDESAEDQRAPHRLQPNRPVGLQQLRELGVRYRKLDADNYETDPCLKEIRKAENYSWMDIITIQKDKLPNYEEKIKTFYEEHLHLDDEIRYVLDGSGYFDVRDKNDKWIRISMEKGDMITLPAGIYHRFTLDENNYVKAMRLFVGEPVWTAYNRPADHFPARKQYMKFLTEEAQ, encoded by the exons ATGGTGGAGGCCTGGTACATGGACGAGTCGGCGGAGGACCAGCGCGCGCCGCACAGGCTCCAGCCCAACCGCCCCGTCGGCCTGCAGCAGCTCCGCGAGCTCGGCGTCCGCTACCGCAAA CTGGATGCTGATAACTATGAGACTGATCCATGTCTGAAAGAGATTCGGAAAGCAGAAAATTATTCTTGGATGGATATAATAACTATACAAAAAGACAAGCTTCCAAATTATGAAGAAAAG ATAAAAACATTTTATGAAGAACATTTGCACCTAGACGATGAAATTCGCTACGTCTTAGATGGATCTGGCTATTTTGATGTTCGAGACAAGAATGACAAATGGATACGGATTTCCATGGAAAAAGGAGACATGATCACTCTCCCTGCTGGCATATATCACCGATTTACACTGGATGAGAAT AATTACGTGAAGGCAATGAGGCTATTTGTTGGAGAACCAGTCTGGACAGCATACAACCGTCCAGCTGATCATTTTCCTGCTCGGAAACAATATATGAAGTTTTTGACTGAAGAAGCACAGTAA